From the Saccharomycodes ludwigii strain NBRC 1722 chromosome I, whole genome shotgun sequence genome, one window contains:
- the RIM15 gene encoding protein kinase RIM15 (similar to Saccharomyces cerevisiae YFL033C | RIM15 | Regulator of IME2), with product MDMITKGAGSPSNSSSSTSSAKYLDYLQKASDSSPSILLELDMAGTINYISDVWDNVVGTTSKTLIGTPISNILVGTQHDKEVFQRAISIMLKDDASYKVKFVVNTPKDNDDDINLSDAIDTDDDISHLLELEAQGILIHDIKTHKPLHSMWIIKPFYEIDELDNLPIELVTKLGFGAIIFQQYLDLIESLMVMDELTMPPPKQEFCHICETVVVAWWLEAHSQLCLCEHNLETNIQLLHDEITEQKGKLKELKDLLVDSNNNNNTPNTLIVTLGQESFEIDTSMCDNNTYVVIDTILNLCQDAIDINMSELKSDDNNGTTNNILLNNRNNIEYKFSPKTKKNLEQVNNWNSRLETLRGSLKSDGLKQFCNAIVQTTRRKVVEILRLDNAQKCSLKLKNEVDIFVLELIKQRIESNKLNYNAINNTSILETCNNNNNNNTIAVAATNTTNANNNNSNNNNIYNSTSSSPLSSSLYTVDNTSLVPIIQSPIPKKLQKQIFSDAYVKNNEQGILPVKSQSYRQQNTNNNKKENDKNAQDSYFEKEETNKPIKTSSVMDQHTTNSPTASETSNNNDKCNLINNLNNNNNTTNNRNNTIRNNHFTEKSNSVTSFRELSPKTESDGTPIIQKTFPLGSQSSRTNLEKLLTDYTASSTSLSSKNSTNAFGVMRSSSVHKLNNGTLSTTPRRGSPLLVSANTPLSIIQKNPTAKSVMEKSPMVSPFQHPLDPSINASGNASSNNYPNSSLSPLLLATNPPNTVRSSSSPRIVDYDIIKPISKGAFGSVYLAKRKLTGDYFAIKVLKKSDMISKNQVTNVKEERAIMMSQSNKPYVAKLYATFQNKDNLFLVMEYLSGGDIASLLKVMGTLPDEWTKQYISEVVVGVEDMHKDGIIHHDLKPDNLLIDSKGHVKLTDFGLSRRGLVNRQRKALANVGTSFPSSLSTPISSNLAATSILVANSRSRSIDNTSRRSSVSSVLDDTNNNCNIHGNTNNNTLMSPTSAGPPNVEGLPSSNITPSGILEAPMLKRTDSHVSFSINHNDIISRANSPPPFSLTLGSGKLRKSSANSDNSDITGHSTLNDLVIYDLHDSNRQNKKFLGTPDYLAPETISGTGESAASDWWSVGCILFELLLGYPPFHASSPQQVFKNILTGKIDWPTFPDQETEREFLSPDAKDLITKLLVLVPQQRLGSNGVEEIKAHPYFKDVDWTQVYDEEASFVPVQDNPENTDYFDLRGATMDLDFESLDDDISHLETQQHQSENLRPDSSLPGVNNNPSSVSSMLESFDHDSSSSSSNMAMLNLLSPSAITSYSPRERRGSKLSENQTEFGSFNFRNIIALDKANKDVIHRLKTEHLSEQQPFIFQRGQSLSVGSDSSTKLLKSSFSSLRSSFSKSHSPIRRDSNDSNKGSSNLSHTINSKKPLINISDQYTEEDNSSSAGSTPKFKSPMSPSVANLNLGVKPKELSILVTDSSTSTVQSASINSEVNSSEDARFNALSKLNTVRKSRRRSYRRTSSTDENNVGAPVLKFDLDILLCEPIPIHNYGMVKNLKSLGCRVVSVSSGDELVRRATSDVKFDIIFTTLKLPKLDAIDIVKLLRNTNGANCNTSIVATTVFSNEAAKLGIFDDVIEKPIMLNTLSKILSKYALKKMQDDEDTIISDAESDAFYDASSND from the coding sequence ATGGATATGATAACTAAAGGTGCTGGTTCACCTAGTAATAGCAGTTCGTCGACGTCTAGCGCAAAATATCTAGATTACTTACAAAAAGCATCAGATTCCAGTCCCTCTATCCTACTAGAATTGGATATGGCTGGAacaattaattatataagtGACGTATGGGATAACGTAGTGGGTACAACTTCTAAAACTTTAATAGGTACCCCAATTTCAAACATCTTGGTGGGAACTCAACATGATAAAGAAGTTTTTCAAAGAGCTATAAGTATAATGCTGAAAGATGACGCAAGTTATAAAGTAAAATTCGTTGTAAATACACCTaaagataatgatgatgatattaaTCTATCAGATGCAATTGACACCGATGATGACATATCTCATCTTTTAGAATTGGAAGCTCAAGGTATTTTAATACATGACATTAAAACACACAAACCTTTACACTCCATGTGGATTATCAAACCCTTTTATGAAATTGATGAACTTGATAATTTACCGATAGAGTTGGTTACAAAGTTAGGGTTTGGTGCCAtcatttttcaacaatatTTGGATCTAATTGAAAGTTTAATGGTTATGGATGAACTTACCATGCCTCCGCCAAAACAGGAGTTTTGCCATATATGCGAAACAGTGGTGGTTGCATGGTGGTTGGAAGCACATTCTCAACTATGCCTTTGTGAACATAATTTGGAGACCAATATCCAATTGTTGCACGATGAAATAACTGAACAGAAGGGAAAGCtaaaagaattgaaagatttattggtagatagcaacaacaataataatactccAAACACTTTAATAGTGACGCTTGGTCAAGAGAGTTTTGAAATTGACACATCCATGTGTGATAACAATACATACGTTGTTATAGAcacaattttaaatttatgcCAGGATGCAATAGATATTAATATGAGTGAATTAAAATCTGacgataataatggtactaccaataatatactccttaataatagaaacaatatagaatataaattttcaccaaagaccaaaaaaaatctcGAACAAGTCAATAATTGGAATTCAAGATTAGAAACATTGAGAGGTAGTCTAAAATCAGATGGATTGAAGCAGTTTTGTAATGCTATAGTACAAACTACAAGGAGAAAAGTAGTGGAAATTTTAAGGCTAGACAACGCACAGAAATGTTcattaaaactaaaaaacgAAGTGgacatttttgttttagaaTTAATCAAACAAAGAATCGAaagtaataaattaaattacaacgctattaataatacctCTATTTTAGAGAcgtgtaataataataataataataatacaattgCTGTTGCCGCTACTAATACTACCAACgctaacaataacaatagcaataataataatatatacaaTTCTACATCCTCATCTCCTTTATCTTCTTCCTTATATACGGTTGATAATACATCGTTAGTACCTATTATCCAATCTCCTATTCCAAAAAAActacaaaaacaaattttttctgatgcatatgttaaaaataatgaacaAGGCATTCTTCCAGTCAAATCACAAAGTTATAGACAacaaaatactaataataataaaaaggagaatgataaaaatgcaCAAGATagttattttgaaaaagaagaaacaaATAAACCCATTAAAACTTCATCTGTAATGGATCAGCACACAACCAACAGCCCTACTGCCAGCGAaactagtaataataatgataaatgCAATCTTATCAACAATttgaacaacaacaataatactactaaCAATCGCAACAATACTATTAGAAATAACCATTTTACTGAAAAATCTAATTCAGTTACTTCATTCCGTGAACTTTCTCCTAAAACCGAGTCAGATGGAACACccattattcaaaaaacaTTTCCCCTAGGTTCTCAAAGTTCAAGAacaaatttagaaaaacttttaacAGATTATACCGCCAGTAGTACCTCTTTATCTTCTAAAAATAGTACAAACGCCTTTGGTGTAATGCGTTCCTCAAGTGTACACAAACTTAACAATGGTACGCTATCTACCACTCCTAGAAGAGGCTCTCCGCTATTAGTTTCCGCAAATACCCCATTGTCTATCATTCAGAAAAATCCAACAGCCAAGAGTGTGATGGAGAAATCACCCATGGTTTCGCCTTTTCAACACCCCTTAGATCCATCCATCAATGCCAGTGGTAATGCCAGTAGCAATAATTATCCTAATAGCTCACTTTCTCCCTTGTTACTTGCTACTAATCCACCAAATACAGTGCGGTCATCAAGCTCACCGAGGATTGTGGATTACGATATCATCAAACCAATCAGTAAAGGTGCATTTGGTAGTGTATATTTGGCAAAACGTAAATTGACGGGTGACTATTTTGCCAtcaaagttttgaaaaaatcgGATATGATTAGTAAAAACCAAGTTACAAATGTTAAAGAGGAGCGTGCCATCATGATGTCACAGAGTAACAAGCCTTATGTTGCCAAGTTGTATGCTACGTTCCAAAATAAAGacaatctttttttagtcATGGAATATTTAAGCGGTGGTGATATAGCTTCATTGCTCAAAGTTATGGGAACATTGCCAGATGAATGGACAAAACAATATATCAGTGaagttgttgttggtgtGGAGGATATGCATAAGGATGGTATTATTCATCATGATTTAAAGCCGGATAACCTATTAATTGATTCTAAGGGCCACGTGAAGCTAACTGATTTTGGATTATCTAGAAGAGGATTAGTTAATCGTCAAAGAAAGGCACTGGCTAATGTTGGTACTTCATTTCCTTCATCTTTATCCACTCCAATCTCTTCAAACTTAGCTGCTACGTCTATTTTAGTCGCCAATTCCAGGTCTAGGTCTATAGATAATACAAGTAGACGATCCTCTGTGTCTTCCGTTTTAGATGataccaacaataattGTAACATCCATGGCAACACTAACAATAACACATTAATGTCTCCTACGAGTGCCGGGCCGCCCAACGTTGAGGGTTTACCCTCTTCAAACATAACCCCTAGTGGAATTTTAGAGGCACCGATGTTAAAGAGAACCGACTCTcacgtttctttttctatcaaccataatgatattatatCAAGGGCAAATAGTCCGCCACCTTTCTCTCTGACATTAGGATCCggaaaattaagaaaaagttCTGCTAATTCAGATAATAGTGATATTACTGGACATTCTACCTTGAATGATTTGGTAATTTATGATTTACATGATTCCAATagacaaaataaaaaatttcttgGCACTCCCGATTACTTAGCGCCAGAAACTATATCAGGGACTGGTGAGTCGGCGGCATCTGATTGGTGGTCAGTAGGTTGCATTCTTTTTGAATTACTGTTAGGTTACCCACCGTTTCATGCTTCTTCACCTCAACaagtatttaaaaatatcttgACCGGAAAGATAGACTGGCCAACTTTTCCCGATCAGGAAACCGAACGGGAGTTTTTAAGTCCAGATGCTAAAGATTTAATTACAAAATTGTTGGTTTTGGTTCCGCAACAAAGGTTGGGTAGCAATGGCGTTGAAGAAATTAAGGCACATCCGTATTTTAAAGACGTAGATTGGACACAGGTTTATGATGAGGAAGCTTCTTTTGTTCCAGTACAGGATAATCCAGAAAACACggattattttgatttacgAGGGGCCACAATGGATTTAGATTTTGAGTCACTTGATGACGACATTTCTCATCTGGAGACCCAACAGCATCAATCAGAGAACTTGAGACCGGATTCCTCCTTACCAGGTGTGAATAATAATCCAAGCAGCGTGTCTTCAATGTTGGAATCGTTTGACCACGATTCCTCGTCCTCCTCATCTAATATGGCTATGCTAAACTTGTTAAGTCCTAGTGCAATTACGAGCTATTCGCCAAGGGAAAGAAGGGGTAGCAAGTTGAGTGAAAATCAAACTGAATTTGGATCTTTCAACTTCAGAAATATCATAGCATTGGATAAAGCCAACAAAGATGTTATTCATAGATTGAAGACAGAGCATTTATCTGAGCAACAAccctttatttttcaaagagGCCAATCTTTGTCTGTTGGTTCAGATTCTTCCACAAAACTACTAaaatcttcattttcaagCCTGAGAAGCTCTTTTAGTAAAAGCCATTCCCCCATTCGACGTGACAGCAATGATAGTAACAAGGGCAGTAGTAACTTGTCCCACACAATAAATAGTAAGAAACCGTTGATAAATATATCTGATCAATATACCGAGGAAGATAATAGTAGCTCTGCCGGGTCTACCCCCAAATTTAAATCACCGATGTCACCATCTGTAGCCAACTTGAATTTGGGCGTCAAACCAAAAGAATTATCAATTTTAGTTACAGACTCATCAACTTCAACTGTCCAATCTGCATCCATTAACAGCGAGGTAAATTCATCAGAAGACGCGAGATTTAATGCCTTGAGTAAGTTGAACACTGTTAGAAAATCCAGAAGGAGAAGCTACAGGAGAACCTCTTCTACTGATGAAAACAATGTTGGTGCGcctgttttaaaatttgatttGGATATTTTGCTTTGTGAGCCAATTCCAATTCATAACTACGGTATGGTAAAGAACTTGAAATCTTTAGGATGTAGAGTGGTATCTGTATCTAGTGGGGATGAATTGGTTCGTCGTGCGACTAGTGACGTAAAATTtgatataatatttacaaCACTGAAATTGCCCAAGCTTGATGCTATTGATATTGTTAAATTATTGCGAAACACTAATGGTGCCAATTGTAACACATCAATTGTGGCTACCACtgttttttcaaatgaAGCAGCCAAATTAGGTATTTTTGATGATGTTATAGAAAAACCAATCATGTTGAACACATTAAGTAAGATTTTATCTAAATACGCCCTAAAAAAGATGcaagatgatgaagatacAATAATAAGTGATGCTGAAAGCGATGCTTTTTATGATGCAAGCTCCAATGATTAG
- the REX2 gene encoding Rex2p (similar to Saccharomyces cerevisiae YLR059C | REX2 | Rna EXonuclease) produces the protein MSNTPDTNNNVFCKKLFKPIVWIDCEMTGLNHIDDHIIEICCIITDGNLNVVDPKGYESVIHYSKEILDNMNEWCVEHHGSSGLTEKVLTSDKTREQVEDELLSYIKSYIPDERKAVLAGNSIHMDRLFMLKEFPKVIEHLFYRLIDVSTIMEVCYRHNPELQYVAPRKVTAHTARSDILESIAQLKWYEEHYLKNRNEVEGYIEQRNKELGNNLTIKNNEKLLKDDTVGDSTADVVSSLKRKLQEEKDEHNENSNTVKSSKKV, from the coding sequence atgagCAATACTCCTGACACCAATAACAATGTTTTCtgcaaaaaattatttaaaccAATAGTTTGGATTGACTGTGAAATGACAGGTCTAAATCATATAGATGATCACATCATTGAGATATGTTGTATAATTACGGATGGTAACTTAAATGTGGTTGATCCAAAGGGTTATGAAAGTGTAATTCATTattcaaaagaaattttagaTAATATGAACGAATGGTGTGTTGAACATCATGGTTCTAGTGGGTTGACTGAAAAGGTTTTAACATCTGATAAGACTAGAGAACAGGTTGAGGACGAATTGTTATCATATATCAAAAGTTACATACCTGATGAAAGAAAGGCCGTATTGGCTGGTAATTCCATTCATATGGATAGGTTGTTTATGTTGAAAGAATTCCCCAAAGTGATTGaacatttattttacaGATTAATTGATGTAAGTACGATCATGGAAGTTTGTTATAGACATAATCCCGAATTACAATATGTTGCGCCAAGAAAAGTTACCGCACACACAGCTAGATCAGATATTTTAGAAAGCATTGCTCAATTGAAATGGTATGAGGAACATTActtaaaaaatagaaatgaAGTGGAAGGGTATATTGAACAAAGAAATAAGGAATTAGGAAACAATttgacaataaaaaataatgagaAGTTGTTAAAAGATGATACTGTTGGTGATTCTACTGCAGATGTGGTTAgttcattaaaaagaaaattgcaagaagagaaagatgagcataatgaaaatagtaACACTGTAAAAAGCTccaaaaaagtttaa
- the ACB1 gene encoding long-chain fatty acid transporter ACB1 (similar to Saccharomyces cerevisiae YGR037C | ACB1 | Acyl-CoA-Binding), with protein sequence MVSQLFEEKATAVNNLPTKPNQEELLKLYGLYKQATVGDNTNEKPGLFNLKDRYKWEAWEKLKGMSQEEADEEYIKFVDELIAKYKA encoded by the coding sequence ATGGTTTCCCAATTGtttgaagaaaaagcaACTGCTGTTAACAACCTACCAACTAAACCAAATCAAGAAGAATTGTTAAAATTGTATGGTTTGTATAAACAAGCTACTGTTGGTGATAATACTAATGAAAAACCAGGTCTTTTCAACTTAAAGGATCGTTACAAGTGGGAAGCTTGGGAAAAGTTAAAGGGCATGTCTCAAGAAGAGGCCGATGAAGAATATATTAAGTTTGTCGATGAACTAATTGCCAAGTACAAAGCTTGA
- the KAP95 gene encoding karyopherin beta (similar to Saccharomyces cerevisiae YLR347C | KAP95 | KAryoPherin), producing the protein MSTLEVAQLLENTILNVDPTVRLQSETTLRRLCNENFLQFAGILSQIINDETVKEEARILSALTLKNELTSKDSIKKQQFATRWITQVDDPSKVHIRMFALKGLVCNSYRVANASAQLVAAIADIDLSRGEWPDLMKIMVDNTQSSQPENIKRASLLALGYICESFDAGNEVLISQSNNILIAIVQGAQSSETSKVVRLTALNALADSLSFIKNNMDRDGERNYLMQVVCEATQAEDSEIQVAAFGCLSKIMSLYYVYMKLYMEQALYGLTLTTMQSADEKVASMAVEFWSTICEEEIDIAYEIAQYPESPLQNYNFALNSIKDVLPTILNLLTKQNEDPEDDDWNVSMSAGACLQLYAQNCGNYIVEPVLHFVEQNIASDNWRQREAAVMAFGSILDGPDKTQLANLIHQALPPILNLIKDESLQVKETVAWCLGRIADLVIFSIDTQEHLPNVIQACLIGLQDHPKVITNSAWTIINLVEQLTAANDNSSVLAIYNFYPVLIDSLLKVCNRPDNDFNCRASAYSALSTLVQCSSEQVLESITSVSSFVLDKLGQTMTFDVGNLTTVDKQNLEELQSNVLTVLSSCILKNPSQVSGVSDLLMELFLKLLSKGDTTYVEDDVFFCISALAIALGPDFEKYLEKFSPFLLSALNQVSSQISITAVGLIADISNSLGDSFKKFAPDFMNVLGQMISAPDSKKELKPAVLAVFGDIATNIGTDFVPYLDQVMALCVAAQNSTPENSSLEALDYNLRVHEAVLDAYVGCVAGLADAPKALFPYVGTIFQFLQYLAEEPALNVVDSTARAAVGLIGDIAAMFPGGEIKQFYGQPWVDEFIKNTRSNKNFKQSTRDTAKWSREQQKLQLSL; encoded by the coding sequence ATGTCCACCCTAGAAGTCGCCCAGCTTTTGGAAAACACTATTTTAAATGTTGATCCAACAGTTCGTTTACAATCAGAAACCACGTTACGGAGATTGTgtaatgaaaattttttacaatttgCGGGAATATTATCCCAAATTATAAATGACGAAACTGTTAAAGAAGAAGCACGTATATTATCCGCCTTAACATTGAAAAATGAGTTGACTAGTAAAGATTCTATTAAGAAACAACAGTTTGCAACACGTTGGATCACTCAAGTTGATGATCCTTCCAAGGTTCATATCAGAATGTTTGCTTTAAAGGGCTTGGTTTGTAATTCTTACCGTGTAGCAAATGCAAGCGCACAATTAGTTGCTGCTATTGCAGATATCGATTTATCTAGAGGAGAATGGCCTgatttaatgaaaataatggtTGATAACACACAATCATCCCAACCggaaaatatcaaaagGGCTTCTTTATTGGCCTTGGGCTACATTTGTGAAAGTTTTGATGCAGGAAATGAAGTTTTAATATCTCAATCCAATAACATTTTGATTGCTATTGTTCAAGGTGCCCAATCTTCCGAAACTTCTAAAGTTGTAAGGCTAACTGCTTTGAATGCCTTGGCGGATTCTTTAagttttatcaaaaataatatggATCGCGACGGAGAAAGAAACTATTTGATGCAAGTTGTTTGCGAGGCCACCCAAGCTGAGGATTCCGAAATACAAGTTGCCGCTTTTGGTTGTTTAAGCAAAATTATGTCTTTATATTATGTCTATATGAAATTATACATGGAACAAGCCTTGTATGGATTAACTTTAACCACAATGCAATCTGCTGATGAAAAAGTTGCATCTATGGCTGTTGAATTTTGGTCTACTATTTGTGAAGAAGAAATTGATATTGCCTACGAGATTGCTCAATACCCTGAGTCACCACTACAAAACTATAACTTTGCATTAAACTCCATAAAAGACGTTTTGCCAActattttgaatttattgACTAAGCAGAATGAAGATCcagaagatgatgattgGAACGTCAGCATGAGTGCCGGTGCTTGCCTACAACTATACGCCCAAAATTGTGGCAATTATATTGTTGAACCTGTGCTACACTTTGTTGAGCAAAACATTGCAAGCGATAATTGGAGACAGCGCGAAGCTGCCGTTATGGCTTTTGGATCCATCTTAGACGGCCCAGATAAGACCCAATTGGCCAATTTAATTCATCAAGCTTTACCACCTATCTTGAACTTGATTAAAGACGAGTCTTTGCAAGTTAAAGAAACTGTTGCTTGGTGCTTAGGTAGAATTGCGGACttggttatttttagtattgATACACAGGAACACTTACCAAATGTTATTCAAGCTTGTTTGATTGGATTGCAGGACCACCCCAAGGTTATCACCAATTCTGCTTGGACTATTATCAACTTGGTTGAGCAGCTAACTGCTGCTAATGACAATTCCTCAGTTTTGGccatttataatttttaccCCGTTTTGATTGATAGTCTATTAAAGGTTTGTAACAGGCCAGATAATGATTTTAATTGCCGTGCATCCGCTTACAGTGCATTGTCTACCTTGGTTCAATGCTCATCTGAACAAGTGCTTGAATCTATTACTTCGGTATCATCATTTGTCTTGGACAAGTTGGGACAAACTATGACCTTTGATGTTGGGAACTTAACTACCGTTGATAAACAGAATTTAGAGGAACTACAATCCAATGTTTTAACGGTTTTGTCGTCttgtattttgaaaaacccGAGCCAAGTTAGTGGTGTATCTGACTTGCTTAtggaattatttttaaaattattaagtAAGGGTGACACCACTTATGTGGAAGAtgatgtatttttttgtatttctGCATTAGCGATAGCATTGGGCcctgattttgaaaaatatttggaaaagTTTTCGCCCTTTTTGTTGAGTGCTTTAAACCAGGTCTCTTCCCAAATATCAATTACTGCTGTTGGATTAATAGCTGACATCTCTAATTCTTTGGGTGATTCTTTTAAGAAATTTGCACCGGATTTCATGAACGTTTTGGGTCAGATGATTAGTGCTCCGGATTCTAAAAAAGAGTTGAAACCTGCTGTTTTAGCCGTCTTTGGTGATATTGCTACTAACATCGGCACTGATTTTGTTCCATATTTAGATCAAGTCATGGCTTTATGTGTAGCTGCCCAGAACAGTACACCGGAAAACTCTTCTTTAGAAGCTTTAGATTATAATCTAAGAGTTCATGAAGCTGTATTAGATGCTTACGTTGGTTGTGTAGCTGGTTTAGCTGATGCTCCAAAAGCTTTGTTTCCATACGTTGGTACTATTTTCCAATTCCTACAGTACTTGGCTGAAGAGCCTGCTTTAAATGTTGTAGACTCTACTGCAAGAGCTGCTGTTGGTTTAATTGGTGATATTGCTGCAATGTTTCCAGGAGGTgaaattaaacaattttatgGTCAACCTTGGGTTGATGAATTTATTAAGAACACAAGATCTAACAAGAATTTTAAACAAAGTACAAGAGATACTGCTAAATGGTCAAGGgaacaacaaaaattacaattatctttatga
- the FRS1 gene encoding phenylalanine--tRNA ligase subunit beta (similar to Saccharomyces cerevisiae YLR060W | FRS1 | phenylalanyl (F)-tRNA Synthetase), producing MPTVSVYKNQLYDLLGKHYETKDFDELCFEFGIELDDDTTEEALKNGTEPEYKIDIGANRYDLLCIEGIAQSLNEFLGKATTPEYKLSKPTTKLIIDKSTEAIRPFAAAAVLRNIKFDKKSYESFIALQDKLHSNICRNRSLVAMGTHDLDSIKGPFYYKALDPDSFKFVPLNQTKEMTGREIVDFYNSPEQKNNIGRFTHIIQDSPVYPVITDSEGTVCSLPPLINSEHSKITLDSRNVFIEITATDRTKAAIVLNQIVAMFSRYCKDPFTVEPVEVVSEHNNESRITPDFTPRYMKVSKKYINSCLGLDLSAEEICKCLKKMSLHGTPSKIDENTIDVSIPITRPDILHPCDIMEDAAIGYGYNNLPKESKLSNSSFVASPLPINRVSDIFRIASSQASWLEVMPLTLCSHDENFKFLRLKDDNTKVVKLANPKTLEYQVVRTSLLPGILKTVKENRKHALPIKVFESGDVVFKNEKLERRAFNERHWAAVYVGKTAGFEIIQGLLAKIMQTFRTPWIADFGKASPGRGYWIEEDTTVDTYLPGRGAKVIFRHKEGAEPIKIGNLGVLHPEVMNNFDIPYASSFVELNAEVFL from the coding sequence atgCCTACCGTGTCCGTTTACAAAAACCAATTATATGACTTATTGGGCAAGCATTACGAAACCAAAGACTTTGATGAATTATGTTTTGAATTTGGTATCGAACTAGATGACGACACAACTGAGGAAGCTCTAAAAAATGGCACTGAGCCAGAGTACAAGATTGACATTGGTGCCAATCGTTATGATTTACTATGTATTGAAGGTATTGCTCAATCCttaaatgaatttttaGGTAAAGCTACAACTCCAGAATATAAATTATCCAAGCCAACAACTAAATTGATCATTGATAAGTCGACCGAGGCAATTAGACCTTTTGCAGCTGCAGCAGTTTTAAGAAACATCAAGTTTGATAAGAAATCATATGAATCATTTATTGCTTTGCAAGATAAATTACATTCCAATATTTGTAGAAACAGATCTTTAGTTGCAATGGGTACACACGACTTAGATAGTATCAAGGGTCCATTTTATTACAAGGCTTTAGATCCAGATTCTTTTAAGTTTGTTCCATTGAATCAGACAAAAGAGATGACAGGTCGCGAAattgttgatttttataattctccagaacaaaaaaataatattggcCGTTTCACCCATATCATTCAAGATTCTCCAGTTTATCCAGTCATTACCGACAGCGAAGGTACAGTTTGTTCTTTGCCACCATTAATCAATTCTGAACACTCCAAAATTACTTTAGATTCCCGTAATGTCTTTATCGAAATTACTGCCACTGACAGAACTAAAGCTGCCATTGTTTTAAACCAAATAGTCGCTATGTTTTCTCGTTATTGTAAAGACCCCTTTACAGTTGAACCCGTTGAAGTTGTTTCCGAACATAACAATGAATCCCGTATCACTCCAGACTTTACTCCCAGATACATGAAAGTTTCTAAAAAATACATCAATAGTTGTCTAGGTTTGGATTTATCTGCTGAGGAGATTTGTAagtgtttaaaaaaaatgtctcTTCACGGCACGCCATCTaaaattgatgaaaataCTATTGACGTTTCCATTCCAATCACTAGACCAGATATTTTACATCCATGTGATATAATGGAAGATGCTGCTATTGGCTACGGTTATAACAACTTGCCAAAAGAAAGCAAACTGTCTAATTCCAGCTTTGTTGCCTCTCCTTTACCGATTAACAGAGTTTCTGATATTTTCAGGATTGCTTCTTCGCAGGCTTCCTGGTTAGAAGTTATGCCATTGACTTTATGTTCGCACgatgaaaattttaaatttttaagatTGAAGGACGATAACACTAAAGTTGTTAAGTTGGCTAACCCAAAAACTTTAGAATACCAAGTCGTCAGAACTTCTTTATTACCGGGTATTTTAAAGACtgttaaagaaaatagaaaGCATGCCTTGCCcattaaagtttttgaaTCTGGTGATgttgttttcaaaaatgaaaaactgGAAAGAAGAGCATTCAATGAACGTCATTGGGCTGCTGTCTATGTTGGTAAAACAGCTGGCTTTGAAATAATTCAAGGTTTGTTAGCTAAAATAATGCAAACATTCAGAACACCATGGATTGCTGATTTTGGTAAAGCTTCCCCTGGTAGAGGCTACTGGATTGAAGAGGATACTACTGTGGACACTTATCTACCTGGCAGAGGTGCTAAAGTTATATTCAGACATAAGGAAGGTGCAGAACCCATCAAAATCGGTAATTTAGGTGTTTTACACCCAGAAGTTATGAACAACTTTGATATTCCATATGCCAGTTCTTTTGTTGAATTAAATGCTGAAGTTTTCTTATAA